The genomic DNA cttattttcaaGTCAATGTCGagtatatattataatctatctgtttaaatgtaacatgttaCATAATGCATAAATAcagatatacctatatatttttttttattaaaaaaaaactgactgtaataattttaagtattctACCAGATAgatagttaaattattttaattatttatcctattatttattttaatgagttttagCCAGCAAAAATAAGTATGCAATGCTTTACTGAAGTTCTACATTTCATCAAAAATTTCTTTTACTAAGAACTGCACTTCATGATAGCcactaacataatatttattaagcaGTTTACCTATGAGCTAAGTGGTtctatgaaataatttatttaataactattcTACCACTAaagtatagaataaaataaaatcatggtACTTACTAAGTCTAAAGGAAGCCCAACTCTGGTTGATAGGAATACGAATATCCTACTGCCATCATAATAATCGTAGTACGTCATTGTCGCTCCCAattatttactgtaaataaacaatgtatgaaaacaacataaaatttaGATCACCAAAATATACAAGTTCCCAACGATTTAAATCATATTCTCACCCGGCTGGACAACACGCCTTCGAGTACTTTCAGCTACTGcgattttatttcttgaatCCTGAATCACTTTATGGCTTTATTGTTTGCCAGTTAGCACAACACCGACATAATACCCATCTATTCAGTAGAGACTTTATAATAAACGGCTTCAAATTGCCGCAACTACGTAACTATCAGTACAATAAAGTATCAATTCCCGTCAGCTATGCACTACATATCGTACATATAGAAAGAGATTGTTACAACAAtgtatttttcaatttcataaaattgtgTCGAACAGAAACGTCATTTGCTTCTGTTGACGCTGTGTTGAAGCCTGACGGGGACGGGGACGGGCGATCGACGATGCATAGACATAGAGTAGCCATTAGCTCGTACTACACATCACACCACTCACTTGCCACTCGCAGTACTTGCACCACTACCTCTTCTCTGTCTACGCACCACTCCCTTGTtacgttacaaaaatattaattttcagtgTTGTTATtggttgttatttatttaaatgatataTTAGGGCAGGCGTTCACTATGGTCATAAGCAATAGAAGGCAGTCACCATGATGTGAAAATAGTATTGTGTGCACGATATACAAAGTACTCTGTGGTGTGCACCCAGCTTATGCTTACATCAGATGATTTATTTTGACGTTTGAcaatacaaatgtttttttgaCGTCAGACTGCATTTTCAGCATttcattgtttacaaaatttaattgaaaGTAATTTCGGTTGAGTGATCCTTGATTAAGCATAAAATAAGATGTCTATTGGATCAGTTTATGAAACTGCATATAGAGGAGACTTTAACCAAGTTAAAGTGAAGGTTGATGAAGATCATGGATTAATAAATGCACCAGACTCTGTAAGATTACTTTTGTTCTAATAGAAAGTATGCCGGTATAAGTAGACCGGCtgccaaaaaaaaaacgtatttaaatGCTTTAACAGCGATTTAATTGACCATGTTTAACCAGTTTAAGCATTCACAGTTTGCAGGAATGAtgagtttagaaaaaaaaatgttcaatattttttattttttggtacaACAAAAgggatataaataaaacttttatttttcagaatCAGCGACTACTTATTCATTGGGCGGCACTGGGTGGGAATCAAAACTTGGTGGACTTTTTGTTGGATTTAGGGAGTCCTGTTGATCCTTTAGATGACACCAATTCAACTCCTTTAATACTAGCCTCTTCAGCTGGAAGAGTGGAAGTAGTAAAGTTATTGCTAAGCAAAAAAGCTGATGTTAATAAAAAGACAAGTAGAGGCCAGTCATCTTTGCATTATGCCTGTTCAAAAGGTCATGTAGAGGTaattacagtaaaataaaatatgctgATATTTGTTCTAATAATGTTTATACACTACTCCtaatcatatacatatatttccaGGTATCAAAGTTACTATTAAACTTCGATGCGAATGTCAATGATGTTGATGTTTTGAGTGCAACACCTCTACATCGTGCTGCAGCACAAGGCAGAAACAATATTGTAGAACTCCTTTTGGCATCACCTCAAATAAAAGTTGATATGTGTGACTCTACGGGTTCAACACCTTTGTaagtattatacattttattttattacggttTTTCTGTCAAAGTTGTGCAaagtctaataataatattattttcagacATATAGCTTGTGAAGAAGACAGAGAAGCAGTGGCATGCATGCTGGTCAAAGCTGGAGCTGACTTAGAAATAGCTAACAAAGATAAGAAGACACCCCTTGACTTGTGTTCTGCTAAGTTGAGAAATGTTTTGTCTACTttggtgaaataaaaatagtgtattgattacttaaataaaactatttgcgTATATAAGtcatctatattttttatcgtataaaactaattataaacataAGAGTACCAAAGAACCGAATGTATCAAATGGATCACATTTCTCGGGTTCAAAAACCTAAAAGCCAGATTAACTggtgaacaaaaaaaaacaatgtacaaTGTCAGTGTCACTATGTCATAATCATATTGTCAATGCCAGTTGGTCGCCAAAGTTAAATTCCAATCAATTCTATATTCCCATCAATAATGTAAACAATGAAATAGACTACTTATCGATTTTCTCTCATTTGATAAATTCCAAATTTAGTTTCTAAATAAAacgtgttatttttaaaatggatGAATCCAAAATTGAAACCctttttgatttaaataatgcTATATTTTCTAATCATTATTTCTTAGTGGGAGGAGCGTTTCTCATTTATTTGGTGTATCGAATATTTCATTCCTTACTtgctgataataattatatgcgAACAAGGTATCGGACCCGAGGTCATACATGGAGAAGCATTCAGTGTAACAAATCTGTACCCTACAATATATACGTGAGTTTATGTTCACTacagattttaaataatattttttatgttcaatattagtaaattaaatttgattCTTATTCCTTCCagtgcacaaattgttgtaaatTGATGCTACCGGTAGTGGGACTATTTTGTGAATGTTGTGCTGTAAGTGCATGCAAGAGATGTCGCAGATCTGTTGATAAAAAATTTAGATGTAAACCAGTGTCTTGGCCTGCTGATAAACCGTTTTATCATCACTGGGTTCATGGTaagttttcttatattttttatatttagattgaatataatttacctaactaaatatttgtgtaacttGATTTGCTTACTTACTATTCGAGAGAAATAAgttgtttcattattattttttattgttagtggGAACAAGCCAATCAGATGAAAGTGAGGATCACAATGAagaaggtttaaaaaaatacttctgtGCTTGGTGTCAAAGAACAAAATTGTGTGCTCATACAAGTAATCTAGAAAATGAGGTAAATTCTCTTAATTTGTTTAACTTAAaacttatgtaatattttattgctgctttcttcatttttattgaattggaATGTGTTTATTGTGAactgaaattattatttcaagtttattaaCTGTGTTTGAGGTGTAAACTGAGAAATTGGGACTTGTTTTCATGAATAGAGAATCTTATTAAACCTCCTTAGTTAATATCAATACTTTTTGTTGACTATACTCTTTTTGTCACCACTTGTCTAACTTTCAAGCttatttgtcattatttttgttgtcaCTGGCTCCAAATAATGAAGTTTCCATTGAagtttaatgtaaataacatttttcagCAATGTGATTTTCAAAAGTACAGGAATATAATTATTCCACCTGCATGTGTACAGTTAGAAAGAGGAGTTGTTTCTAACATTAAACATCCAGGTGACAGTGACTGGGAACCATTCATTATAGTAGGTAGGTGTTTACTTGAAGAATCATTATTTTTCTagagtatgtttatttttttcattttacattACAACTGACCTTCACATTCTGTTACAACAGTGACTTAAATTACATACAATAGCAATTTAACCTTCCTTCACAGTTCCTTGTTATAATTGGATTAAAGGGAACATTTTACCTATTAGAGTTACAACTTTAATTAGCTTACTGGTATAGATTTTCTGAATATAAAtttgtaatgaaatgaaaagagAAACCAATCACTTCTGTTCTACATGATGGAGAGTGAGGCTACGAAACACAGAATTTTcgaaaacgaaaaaaaatccTTGTAATACTTTACTTGAAACAGGGCGAAGTTGCATCGTAAAAACTAATTTAGGTCAGTGGGTAGCCCTAgggttaataaaaaatatattatgtttcagCTAATCCCAAGTCTGGAAGCAACAGGAGTGATGAAGTTCTATCTTTATTCAGGGGACTGCTGAACCCTATtcaagtaagtattttattagtaattatttatttaatttcaattataatattgattctTCCAACTTCCAACCCAAGGCAGCTACCACTTTTTCCAGGCAGAAGCAGGCATTATTGCTCATTAATTTTCCTAAAAGCTCCCAATTGATTTCAGGTGGTAGATATTAGTTCGACTTCTCCCGAGAGTGTGGTGCGATGGCTGCCACCGAGATGTCGCATACTCGTCGCTGGCGGAGACGGGACAGTAGCCTGGGTTATGAATTCGTTGTTCTCTTTTCCACATGTcaaggtattttattataattatatgaaaatattctaaaaagCAGTAAATTTAATACCAAATTAATtgcataacaaaaataaacaatgatgtaaatatttatatatttccacCGCCCTTTGAAAGGAAAAAGTTCTAAATTTGACTGGTATATTTAAGTCTTATTGTCCCGACTTCCAGTCTAGCTATTCTATTAGTGACTGGTTCATATAAATGATGGTTATTTTTTAGGATTTagtgtatgtttaaaaaaaaatgatgggaaacattaatttttattcaggCGGCTGTTGCGATTTTGCCCATGGGTACCGGAAACGATCTGTCTCGTGTGCTGGGGTGGGGCGCGGGCGGACACACCTCTCTGGATGCACACAGCATCATCAGCTCTGTAAGACAAGCCAATCATCAGCCATTGGacaggtaaaatattttagattatgGTTAGACTCTGTATTGACGTTCAattcattttcaataaatttgccagaattaaaatacataagGAAACCTACACGTAAAAGCTAGTGTTATgtaggtttatttattaataaataaatatgtaatattttctgGATCGTCATTACAAATATCAAGGTCGTTGTGATAATACAAATAACAAACTATCAActcattaacaaaaaaacatttctatgtACGACAGAAAGTCTGGTTTTATTGTTGTACTTAATTAATCGTTGAATCTAATACAAAGTGTTATTGTTTACAGATGGAAAGTAACGATAATGCCGAAGCGCAGTAGACTGGCCCGATACCGTCAGCCGCGCGTGTTGTACGCGTACAATTACGCCAGTATCGGAGTGGACGCGCAAGTGGCTTTGGACTTCCACCACGCACGCTCGCAGTTTCTCTACAGATACGCTAGTCGAACTCTTAATTatgtaagattatttatacTCATGTGGTACATCAGGCGGTCTCATCGTTTAGGCCCCCCATTTGTCCGTTGCACTGCGTTCACatgccataaaaatatatggaaaacgACGCTTCAACGACGCAACGCAACGAACAGATGGGGCCTAGCTTTGAAAAGTTACTTATAAACAAATTCTTGGTTAACTGTAATGCTTATTTTTGTGAATATAGATGGCTTACGCATTCCTGGGAGTGGGGCGTGCGCTGGACGACGGCGGGTGCGGCGGGCTGGAGCGGCGCCTGTGTGTGTGGGTGGGCGGCGCCCGCGACCCGCTCGCCCTGCCCCCGCTGCAGGCACTCGTCGCGCTCAACATCCCGTCCTGGGGAGCCGGCGTTGATCTTTGGAGTAACTTACCTCTTATTACTGCCCAGGCTCAATAACAAGCTCTCTTTGTGTTTGAATTCTATCTCCAGTAGCTAAATCTATCGGTGTAGGTTATTGAGACTACTTGTATGTTAAATATCGCATCAGTTGCTATAAGTAATGTAACAATATGGTTatcatgatatttttatattgcgaAGTTTTATTACTGATTTTCTCACAATATTATCAttgaattaaaaacataacataatataggtaAGCTTATCACGTTTGTTTTAAGCAAAAATAATCTTTACTAGCTTGTACAGTAGGAACTTACTTGCTTGCTTGTTAAAGTGCATCATTAAACAAACTCATCACTTGTACCTCTAGGCATGGGAAGTGAAGATGGCGTGGGAGAACAAAGCATCCACGATGGAAAGCTTGAGGTAtatgaaaatcatttattcttgCTTTAGCCCTGGTAGATTTAGGCTGTCCTGAGCCACAGCGCATCGCGCAGGCGGGTCCGCCGCTCACAAAACTTATAATCCACACGCTGTGACGTGGCGCGCATACGATACGCACTACTGGTTTCGGTCGCGACGGATTACGGTTGCGCGATGCGCCGTGACTCAGGACAGGGCCTtatagacaaatatttattaaaatgactcTTCTCGTAGTGCCAAATAATTTGCGCTCTCGAGATGGCGCTAGTGTGTCATTAGGGTCTATATGGGTTGGTACAATCAGCCGATATTGACGCGCCGAGAATGGGGCCAAAAGTGGCTCCAAATAGGacaaaagttaataattattatttattacaggtGGTTGGAATTTCCTCTTCATTCCATATTGCGAGATTGCAGTGCGGCTTAGCAGAACCCTATCGTTTTGCACAAGCATCTAGTCTgaaggttaattattatttgcacGGTTTTGATACAAaagagaaaaaagtaaaaacaacatAGGCGTAAAACCTATTAAAATGTTATaccctatgcgccgtaacaaggtgcggctgacagattcagtaacgtttcgtatcactcttgaaagttgctgcgatttaaaaattatgccttactattttaactgtatcacattcctattatgttaaatcattcagaagtgtagttaattaaattttaaccaaccggaatgttctagtctttaaataaaatctaatgaaatgaaaaataaagtaaagagttatgcgtataacgtaaagccatagtcgtgtttagtgatgggatgtactgctacgatggataggcagtcgatgttttttttagaataaaaaacgtcgttcaattatcactcttaaaaaacctttaattatgtgggtaaatctactgtagacgcggctcctctgcccgaaccacagtgactttatctgagcacaaatatgtagtagacatttccggcgcatTTTtaataatgcgtggtggtacttaatctgaaagatcgtggttgctttagtaacatatacaaactaatatatacttatattcttcacggttctgtaaaactgaaaccctgaaacacctcagggctcggtcataaaatatttattttgacaagtatatacacgtagttagactgcacaactaaataacacacacatttaataaaaaaattaaagagaattaaatgtatgctgcgagtatcgatagcgataaaaaaaaaaaaattttctaatgtccatccctaaagagagacgtcaacgtcatactggcatcagtcagccgcaccttgttacggcgcataaGGTATAGTACCTAAAATCTGTATGCATTTTTCAGATTGAGTTGGAGGGATCATGTGCCATGCAAGTGGATGGAGAGCCTTGGATGCAGGGCCCCGCTACTATTTTAATTGAGTCCGCCGGTCAAAGCCTTATGCTGCGGGCAAATGCGAAACAGCGTCGAAGTGAATGATCTGCATACAATACAATTAAGAAAACACTGGACGAAATACCCAGTGATTTGATTTATGAACCTCATTTGgctttataattacttaattaattctaGATTGAAATGTAAGGTGTTAGTTAAGTAATAGTGTTTgacttgttattatttaaattaaaatgaaaagtcCCACCACTAATCTTAGTGCCATTTTTTGATGCACACTTTATTTATATGTCTGTTAAAAGAGTATGGCAATATATGATaaattttaaagtttgttttatttattctactcATGTTGTATGTTTCTTAACATAAATATCAATTCATTTTCGTCTATTTTTGGATATATAGACATCTCTATTCTATCTTTTATTATGTGGGTGTTCCACAGGGCTCGGTACTGGGATCGGTTCTTTAGAAATTAGGTACAACTGAGAGCTGACCTTTCCTTACGTGAATGActcaaattcaaacaaaaaatgttcaataacaagaattttaatatacaacCACCACAATGGAATTCTAAATATCATCTAACACTACTGAATAAGTCCTATATGACTAATTGGACACGTTTCATCTAGTATAGAAGGTATTATCCCTTTAAAGTACACAACACTTAGTAACATCTAAACAAGTACTATACATCAATAACATATCCATTGTAAATTGTGACTATCTAACACAGAATAAGAGTCAAGAACACAGACCGAGTATATATAATCTGTggtcgatgtttttttaaggTTAGGTTAGGAACCTGTCTGTGAGGTGGCTACCAGCCTGTCTTTATCCAATATTTTCGAGTATTGATCTTATACACATTATATAGaggaaataaagtaaatataaaaatatattttaaaaatagtgcCCCATAATATCACATTTCTGAGATTATATAGTTTAGTTTTGGGTGAAAGgaaaaagttgttttaatttcttttaattgcTCACAAATATCCTATCCATGACATGCTGAGACACCTTTATGCTTATTCATTTGTATTATACCCATGTTTTGGGTGCGTATTATCAAACGGTCACAATAAGTAGAATTGACAGGCTTATGGTCATACCATTTCACTGACAAATATGTTCACATCTCCTTTGAATTCATTTATCAaactacacttgggagcaaagaaacagCCACtagcatttttcttttcattttaaagaactCTCTACTCTAGGAAGGTGTAGAGAGTAGTACaacaaaatactataattttaaaggtaattaaattgccGGCCGGTGGccccgtttctttgctcccaagtgtagttGTCAATGTTAAACATTGGCTAACAAGAACATCTGaacttatacatgtattattttgtaacatttattatagtaatttatttacctacctaaCAATAGTAATAACATtgtcaaaatttaaataatatcaattaaataggttacatttttatttatattaaattgtataggAGTGTGACCAAAACGATCACTGTGTTAGGACACTTGAGTGGAAGAATTACACAATAGGTACATTCTTTGGATGACTAAACATATAAAAACCTTTATCATACTTTACTGACAAAACAACTGTCATGTATATCTTCTGATAACACATATCGCAAGTTATTTATACTTCTTTAAACACTTATTTGTAGACTTTAGTCTATCCAGAAGTAGTTACTGTACTTTACAAGTAACAGTTACAAGTATGTATAACAAAATGAGATACTCTACCTCACTGACAATGCTAACTGCttcgttttgttaaaataaaatggataCATAATAAGGACACTTAAATATAGCAAATACCGACTCTCCGAGACAAATATAAACATTCGTCATTGGAATGTTATAAGTCGCACATCAGAGCCAGTGTATTGTGTCTGACCTCAGTTATAAGATCAGTATGTGTctgtaataaatacaaatatattttatgaggAATGTATGTAtctcaaattattaaaaaaca from Spodoptera frugiperda isolate SF20-4 chromosome 26, AGI-APGP_CSIRO_Sfru_2.0, whole genome shotgun sequence includes the following:
- the LOC118264606 gene encoding 26S proteasome non-ATPase regulatory subunit 10; protein product: MSIGSVYETAYRGDFNQVKVKVDEDHGLINAPDSNQRLLIHWAALGGNQNLVDFLLDLGSPVDPLDDTNSTPLILASSAGRVEVVKLLLSKKADVNKKTSRGQSSLHYACSKGHVEVSKLLLNFDANVNDVDVLSATPLHRAAAQGRNNIVELLLASPQIKVDMCDSTGSTPLHIACEEDREAVACMLVKAGADLEIANKDKKTPLDLCSAKLRNVLSTLVK
- the LOC118264602 gene encoding diacylglycerol kinase epsilon isoform X1, yielding MDESKIETLFDLNNAIFSNHYFLVGGAFLIYLVYRIFHSLLADNNYMRTRYRTRGHTWRSIQCNKSVPYNIYCTNCCKLMLPVVGLFCECCAVSACKRCRRSVDKKFRCKPVSWPADKPFYHHWVHVGTSQSDESEDHNEEGLKKYFCAWCQRTKLCAHTSNLENEQCDFQKYRNIIIPPACVQLERGVVSNIKHPGDSDWEPFIIVANPKSGSNRSDEVLSLFRGLLNPIQVVDISSTSPESVVRWLPPRCRILVAGGDGTVAWVMNSLFSFPHVKAAVAILPMGTGNDLSRVLGWGAGGHTSLDAHSIISSVRQANHQPLDRWKVTIMPKRSRLARYRQPRVLYAYNYASIGVDAQVALDFHHARSQFLYRYASRTLNYMAYAFLGVGRALDDGGCGGLERRLCVWVGGARDPLALPPLQALVALNIPSWGAGVDLWSMGSEDGVGEQSIHDGKLEVVGISSSFHIARLQCGLAEPYRFAQASSLKIELEGSCAMQVDGEPWMQGPATILIESAGQSLMLRANAKQRRSE
- the LOC118264602 gene encoding diacylglycerol kinase epsilon isoform X2, translating into MDESKIETLFDLNNAIFSNHYFLVGGAFLIYLVYRIFHSLLADNNYMRTRYRTRGHTWRSIQCNKSVPYNIYCTNCCKLMLPVVGLFCECCAVSACKRCRRSVDKKFRCKPVSWPADKPFYHHWVHVGTSQSDESEDHNEEGLKKYFCAWCQRTKLCAHTSNLENEQCDFQKYRNIIIPPACVQLERGVVSNIKHPGDSDWEPFIIVANPKSGSNRSDEVLSLFRGLLNPIQVVDISSTSPESVVRWLPPRCRILVAGGDGTVAWVMNSLFSFPHVKAAVAILPMGTGNDLSRVLGWGAGGHTSLDAHSIISSVRQANHQPLDRWKVTIMPKRSRLARYRQPRVLYAYNYASIGVDAQVALDFHHARSQFLYRYASRTLNYMAYAFLGVGRALDDGGCGGLERRLCVWVGGARDPLALPPLQALVALNIPSWGAGVDLWSGWNFLFIPYCEIAVRLSRTLSFCTSI